One Phyllobacterium sp. T1293 DNA window includes the following coding sequences:
- a CDS encoding SLC13 family permease produces the protein MTTQQYLAFAVIILMMAAFLWGKFRYDLVAMCSLLIAVLLGVVPYDRAFSGFSDEIVIIVGSALVVSAGVARSGLMEAAVQRFVPSLSSVRAQLAVLVIVVTILSAFVKNIGALAIMMPIAFQFARKSNVSPSAFLMPMAFGALLGGLMTQIGTSPNIVVSRVREEMVGQSFSMFDFTPVGAMLAAVGVVYLVLFYWLVPVRVREDLSADEAIEIRNYVSEATVTKNASVIGKTVVDIVRPADKGARITSIVRGEHRISPLPDSVVAEGDVLVLEGDPKALDAIISNGKLVLSKDRTPSEVQNSSEIESIEAVITDISPLIGLSATEMSLFHRYDVNLLAVSRQGERIQDRLGQIRFRLGDVIVLQGKDNLLPNLVRELGCLPLAKRTILLGSVRRGLIPLFILLVAIGLTAFGLLPVPIAFFAAAVAMVLFKAIPIREVYSAIDGPILVMLAALIPVSDALRTTGGTDVIAQLLTTYAHQLPPFAALGVILLAAMAVTPFLNNAATVLVMAPIASSFAVGLGFKPEAFLMAVAIGAGCDFLTPIGHQCNTLVMGPGGYKFSDYPRLGFPLSVIIVLVAVPALMLVWPLS, from the coding sequence ATGACCACACAACAGTATCTCGCCTTCGCAGTGATTATCCTGATGATGGCAGCTTTTCTCTGGGGGAAGTTCCGTTACGATCTGGTAGCGATGTGCTCGTTACTCATTGCAGTGTTGTTGGGTGTCGTTCCGTACGACAGGGCGTTTAGTGGCTTTAGCGACGAGATAGTCATCATCGTTGGCAGTGCGCTTGTTGTCAGCGCCGGGGTTGCACGCTCCGGTTTGATGGAAGCGGCTGTTCAGCGGTTCGTTCCTTCGTTGAGTTCAGTCAGAGCCCAGCTCGCGGTACTGGTCATTGTCGTTACCATTTTGTCCGCATTCGTGAAGAACATTGGCGCGTTGGCTATTATGATGCCGATCGCTTTCCAGTTTGCACGCAAATCAAATGTATCGCCTTCAGCATTTCTAATGCCGATGGCATTTGGTGCATTGCTGGGCGGGTTGATGACGCAGATCGGGACCTCTCCAAATATTGTCGTGTCGCGTGTTCGCGAAGAAATGGTTGGACAAAGTTTCAGCATGTTTGATTTCACGCCGGTCGGGGCGATGCTTGCTGCCGTCGGCGTTGTCTATCTCGTGCTGTTCTACTGGCTGGTTCCGGTTCGGGTGCGCGAGGACCTCTCGGCGGATGAGGCAATAGAAATTCGCAACTACGTTTCGGAAGCTACGGTTACAAAAAACGCTTCTGTTATCGGAAAGACGGTCGTCGATATCGTCAGACCCGCCGACAAGGGCGCGCGCATTACCTCAATCGTCCGGGGAGAGCATCGGATATCTCCACTTCCGGATTCTGTTGTTGCCGAAGGTGATGTGTTGGTGCTCGAAGGCGATCCAAAAGCGCTCGATGCGATTATCAGCAACGGCAAACTGGTGCTCTCCAAGGATCGAACTCCATCTGAAGTGCAAAACTCATCCGAGATAGAATCCATTGAGGCGGTGATTACCGATATTTCGCCGCTGATCGGGCTGTCGGCAACCGAAATGTCTCTGTTTCATCGATATGACGTCAATCTGCTGGCTGTGAGCAGACAAGGCGAGCGCATCCAGGACCGGTTGGGGCAGATCAGGTTCCGGTTGGGTGATGTGATCGTTCTGCAAGGAAAGGATAATCTTTTACCAAATCTCGTGCGGGAGCTTGGCTGTCTGCCGCTTGCCAAACGAACTATTCTTCTTGGAAGTGTGCGTCGCGGTCTTATCCCGCTTTTCATCCTGCTTGTGGCAATCGGGTTGACTGCCTTCGGTTTGCTGCCCGTTCCTATAGCGTTCTTCGCTGCGGCAGTTGCCATGGTCCTGTTCAAGGCTATTCCGATCCGCGAGGTATATTCAGCGATTGATGGGCCAATTCTCGTCATGCTCGCAGCACTTATTCCCGTGAGCGACGCTTTGCGGACGACTGGCGGTACCGATGTCATTGCTCAGCTCTTGACCACTTACGCGCATCAATTGCCGCCATTTGCGGCTTTGGGCGTTATCCTCCTTGCGGCAATGGCTGTTACGCCCTTCCTGAACAATGCCGCAACGGTGCTCGTCATGGCGCCCATTGCTTCAAGCTTTGCAGTAGGGCTAGGCTTCAAGCCGGAAGCTTTTCTGATGGCAGTGGCTATTGGCGCGGGATGCGATTTTCTCACCCCAATAGGTCATCAATGCAATACGCTCGTTATGGGACCGGGCGGTTACAAATTCAGCGATTATCCGAGGCTCGGATTTCCCTTGTCCGTTATCATTGTTTTGGTCGCCGTGCCTGCCTTGATGCTGGTCTGGCCCCTTTCATAG
- a CDS encoding NAD(P)/FAD-dependent oxidoreductase has translation MATQHRDLRTGQPIWLDRSAQTVRCEALSNNLAVDVAIVGAGISGALIAESLTEAGLSVAVFDRRAPVTGSTPASTSLLQFEIDVPLHLLAKKIGVADAERTWRRSKLSVDILRERTRRLGISCEMKNRDSLYLAGDLLDADGLQREADARRRAGFETQFLSRREMKERFGIDRRAGLMCFDNIEANPRKLAHGYLRAAVSRGAAVYAPVDIASVESNPRHVTAITTDGWKIRCKHLVYATGYEMPDQVPQRGHQIISTWALATPPQKENLWPERCLIWEASDPYLYMRTTRDGRIIVGGEDEDFEDEARRDAKLPMKTRAILRKLKKMFPDVIAEADYAWTGCFGASDTGLPSIGALPDVKRCYAVLGYGGNGITFSMVAAQIIRGLITKTGDTDADLFAFR, from the coding sequence ATGGCGACGCAGCACCGTGACTTGAGAACCGGCCAGCCAATCTGGCTGGATCGTTCAGCGCAGACGGTCCGTTGCGAGGCACTTTCCAATAATCTTGCGGTTGATGTGGCTATTGTGGGCGCAGGCATCAGTGGGGCGCTCATCGCCGAAAGTCTGACTGAAGCTGGATTGTCGGTGGCGGTTTTTGACAGACGCGCACCAGTGACCGGGTCAACGCCCGCCAGCACGTCGCTTCTGCAATTTGAAATCGATGTCCCGCTTCACCTGCTTGCGAAAAAGATTGGTGTGGCAGATGCCGAACGAACGTGGCGACGCTCGAAGCTTTCAGTCGATATCTTGCGGGAACGGACCCGTCGTCTTGGCATATCCTGCGAAATGAAGAACAGGGATTCGCTTTATCTGGCTGGCGATCTTCTCGATGCCGATGGGTTGCAGCGCGAAGCAGATGCCCGCCGCCGTGCTGGCTTCGAAACCCAATTCCTATCCCGCAGGGAAATGAAGGAGCGATTTGGCATTGATCGCCGGGCAGGCTTGATGTGCTTTGACAATATCGAAGCCAATCCACGCAAACTGGCGCATGGCTATTTGCGCGCGGCGGTCTCCCGTGGAGCAGCAGTATATGCACCCGTAGACATTGCTTCCGTTGAATCCAATCCCCGGCATGTAACTGCAATAACAACCGATGGCTGGAAAATCCGCTGCAAACATCTTGTCTACGCAACGGGGTATGAAATGCCCGACCAAGTACCGCAAAGGGGCCACCAGATTATCTCAACCTGGGCTCTGGCAACGCCACCGCAAAAGGAAAATCTCTGGCCCGAACGTTGCCTGATCTGGGAGGCATCCGATCCCTATCTCTATATGCGCACCACCCGGGATGGCCGGATCATCGTGGGCGGCGAGGATGAGGATTTTGAGGATGAAGCCAGGCGCGATGCCAAACTGCCCATGAAAACCAGGGCAATTCTGCGCAAACTCAAAAAGATGTTTCCTGATGTGATTGCAGAAGCCGATTATGCATGGACAGGCTGTTTCGGAGCGAGTGACACCGGCTTACCATCAATTGGAGCATTGCCCGATGTGAAACGTTGCTATGCGGTACTCGGATATGGTGGAAACGGCATTACTTTTTCCATGGTCGCGGCGCAAATAATCCGGGGGCTGATCACCAAGACCGGCGATACGGACGCCGATCTTTTTGCGTTCAGATAG
- a CDS encoding DeoR/GlpR family DNA-binding transcription regulator gives MSEIAEGKKERRQRDILQRLEANSYLALDDIVELYAVNEQTARRDIIALEQNGLARRLHGGVAIARSISPVALRQRRIDNALAKEKIAQVVAGLIPEGASLFLDTGTTCEAIAAALTTHGKLRILTYSLRSANVLCTNPDFVVAIPGGFVRSGDSGVYGADTPDFIKKFKFDYAIVSVSGVDRNGNMGDDEPGEVSTVRAAMAQSASTILAVDHSKFGHTGMVQLGTVNDVDMLVCDQAPPDEFMPLFELESIPIHLPK, from the coding sequence ATGTCTGAAATAGCAGAAGGAAAGAAGGAGCGGCGCCAGCGGGACATCCTGCAGCGACTGGAAGCAAATTCCTATTTGGCGCTCGACGACATTGTTGAGCTATACGCCGTCAATGAACAGACAGCGCGGCGTGACATCATCGCGCTTGAACAGAATGGCCTGGCGCGCCGGCTACACGGTGGCGTCGCAATCGCCCGGTCTATCTCTCCCGTCGCTTTGCGCCAACGACGGATAGATAACGCACTGGCAAAGGAGAAAATCGCACAGGTCGTAGCAGGCCTCATCCCAGAAGGAGCGTCGCTTTTTCTGGATACCGGTACGACATGTGAGGCAATAGCAGCGGCGTTGACCACCCACGGTAAACTTCGGATTTTGACCTACAGCCTCCGATCAGCAAACGTTCTGTGTACCAATCCCGATTTTGTCGTTGCCATCCCCGGTGGCTTTGTCCGTTCCGGCGACAGCGGCGTTTATGGTGCCGATACGCCTGATTTCATCAAGAAGTTCAAGTTCGATTATGCCATCGTCTCGGTCAGTGGCGTTGATCGTAATGGCAATATGGGTGACGATGAACCGGGGGAAGTTTCGACCGTTCGCGCCGCGATGGCACAATCAGCGAGCACTATATTGGCCGTTGATCATTCAAAGTTCGGTCACACGGGTATGGTGCAGCTCGGAACAGTCAACGACGTCGATATGCTCGTATGTGATCAGGCTCCGCCTGATGAATTCATGCCGTTGTTTGAGCTGGAATCCATTCCGATACATCTGCCAAAATAG
- a CDS encoding LLM class flavin-dependent oxidoreductase — MKKIGFLSFGHWAPSVQSQTRSAGDALLQSIDLSVAAEELGVDGAYFRVHHFARQLASPFPLLAAIGAKTKKIEIGTAVIDMRYENAFYMAEDAGAADLISNGRLQLGLSRGSPEQVIDGWRYFGYQLEDGTTDADMGRQHAEVFLSLLKGDGFAEPNPRPMFPNPPGLLRLEPHSESLQKRIWWGAGSNSTAVWAAKLGMNLQSSTLKNDESGEPFHIQQAAQIRAYRQAWKEAGHNWTPRVSVSRSIFALMDDRDRAYFGNAGREGDSIGHIDENTRAIFGRTYAGEPEALIKQLAQDEAIKEADTLLLTVPNQLGVDYNAHVLEAILTHIAPALGWR, encoded by the coding sequence ATGAAGAAGATAGGTTTCCTTTCGTTTGGCCATTGGGCACCTTCGGTGCAATCGCAAACCCGTTCGGCAGGAGATGCGCTTCTCCAGTCGATCGACTTATCCGTCGCGGCTGAGGAATTGGGTGTAGATGGCGCTTATTTCCGTGTTCATCATTTCGCCCGGCAATTGGCCTCGCCCTTCCCACTATTGGCTGCAATTGGAGCGAAAACCAAAAAGATCGAAATCGGCACAGCTGTGATCGACATGCGCTACGAGAACGCATTCTACATGGCCGAAGATGCGGGGGCAGCAGACCTGATCTCGAACGGCCGCCTGCAGCTTGGGCTCAGCAGGGGCTCACCGGAGCAGGTCATCGATGGCTGGCGCTATTTCGGTTATCAGCTTGAGGATGGCACCACAGACGCCGATATGGGTCGTCAGCACGCGGAGGTTTTCCTGAGCCTGCTCAAAGGCGACGGCTTTGCCGAACCAAATCCGAGACCGATGTTTCCGAACCCGCCTGGTCTGTTGCGCCTCGAACCGCATTCTGAAAGCTTACAAAAGCGTATCTGGTGGGGTGCCGGCTCTAACTCGACGGCTGTCTGGGCGGCCAAGTTGGGTATGAATCTTCAAAGTTCTACACTGAAAAACGATGAATCAGGTGAACCATTCCATATTCAGCAGGCGGCGCAAATACGTGCGTACCGTCAAGCATGGAAGGAAGCAGGCCACAATTGGACACCGCGTGTTTCAGTCAGCCGGAGCATCTTCGCGCTCATGGACGACCGTGATCGTGCTTACTTTGGCAACGCCGGCAGGGAAGGCGATTCAATTGGTCATATCGATGAAAATACAAGGGCCATTTTCGGTCGGACTTACGCTGGCGAGCCTGAAGCACTCATAAAACAGCTGGCACAGGATGAGGCCATCAAGGAAGCAGATACTTTGTTGTTGACGGTGCCAAACCAGCTGGGCGTCGATTACAACGCACATGTCCTTGAAGCAATCCTGACCCACATCGCCCCCGCACTTGGTTGGAGGTGA
- a CDS encoding amino acid ABC transporter substrate-binding protein, with the protein MKRTVLLALLLASAAFTATSAKADTLSVIKERGRVNCGVSQGVLGFSNADNTGKWTGFDVDFCHAVSAAVFGDPDKVNFIPLSTKDRFTALQSGEADLLSRQTTWTLSRDTSMGLKFVGTAYYDGQGFMVKKSLGVKSAKELSGASLCTETGTTTELNVADYFKANDIKYEIISFERPDETIVALNNGRCDVYTTDASALYAQRLTLSDPDGFMVLPEIISKEPLGPAVRQGDDRWFNIVRWTLFSLIEAEELGITKENIAKQMDSGNPSIKRFLGAEGDTGAPLGLDQRWIYNILSTTGNYGEMFDRNLGTGSPLKIARGINALWNAGGLMYAPPAR; encoded by the coding sequence ATGAAACGGACTGTACTTCTGGCTTTGCTGCTTGCTTCAGCAGCCTTTACAGCCACATCTGCCAAGGCCGATACGCTCTCGGTTATCAAGGAACGCGGGCGTGTCAATTGCGGTGTCAGCCAGGGCGTTCTTGGCTTTTCCAATGCTGACAACACCGGAAAATGGACCGGTTTTGATGTGGATTTCTGCCATGCGGTTTCTGCGGCAGTTTTTGGTGATCCTGACAAGGTCAACTTCATTCCGCTCTCAACGAAAGATCGCTTCACAGCACTCCAGTCGGGTGAGGCTGATCTCCTGTCGCGCCAGACCACGTGGACGCTGTCGCGCGATACAAGCATGGGACTCAAATTCGTCGGCACCGCCTATTATGACGGACAGGGTTTCATGGTGAAGAAATCTCTTGGCGTAAAAAGCGCGAAGGAACTTTCCGGCGCGTCCCTATGCACGGAAACCGGCACGACCACCGAACTCAATGTCGCCGATTATTTCAAAGCCAATGATATCAAGTACGAAATTATCTCTTTTGAGCGACCTGACGAAACCATCGTTGCTCTGAACAATGGCCGCTGCGATGTCTACACGACCGACGCCTCGGCGCTCTACGCACAGCGCCTCACGCTTTCCGATCCCGATGGCTTTATGGTGCTGCCCGAGATCATTTCCAAAGAACCGCTTGGGCCCGCCGTGCGTCAGGGGGATGATCGCTGGTTCAACATTGTCCGTTGGACATTGTTCTCCCTGATCGAGGCGGAAGAACTCGGGATAACCAAGGAAAATATCGCCAAGCAGATGGATTCAGGCAATCCGTCGATCAAGCGCTTTCTGGGCGCCGAGGGTGATACCGGGGCACCCTTAGGCCTCGACCAGCGCTGGATCTATAACATCCTGTCGACAACGGGCAATTATGGCGAGATGTTTGACCGGAACCTTGGAACTGGCAGCCCGTTGAAAATTGCCCGGGGTATCAACGCGCTGTGGAATGCAGGCGGCCTCATGTATGCGCCACCGGCGCGATGA
- a CDS encoding aminotransferase class III-fold pyridoxal phosphate-dependent enzyme, translating to MINLSHPAPSFSDAEALGIARDHFGIEGRISSLASERDQNFRIDASDGSIWILKAVNSSEPKDQSDFQTALLHHLEANSPGLPVPRLRRSMQGQVLVPVQSQSGEQHFIRMVSWQEGKPLAECKRTPEVLQSLGQMLGRLDRAMQGFIHPGALRTFDWDIRAAGLSRQRLKYIDDTDDRALLGRFIKRFDAHVEPRLPTMRAAIIHNDANDWNVLVDTKNPARIAGLIDFGDALHSVLIAEVAVACAYSILDLEDPIGAAGSILAGFHAEYPLQEQEVELLFDLIAMRLVTSVTLSAQRKEKTDDNPYLAISEAPAWALLRRLDTINPGFATAIFRHACGFDASSGAKAIAEWIRHNSSTFAPVLAGPPATLAKALVPYGDPKNAMTVWSASQEPEKATDWWDSYCRENDVALGIGPWGEERSVYTGPMFESRFVASERRTRHLGLDLFMPAGTKLFTPIAATVAEVLIEPDPLGYGCLIKLLHEPEGCPPFATLWGHLAHETLTRLHQGDVLAAGDLVGEMGAPAENGGWAPHLHLQLSVDTALSATDILGVGEARYLPVWAELFPDPADFIGLPRETFHQTGQSRQEIIAARKSTLLPNLSISYAEPIKFVRGEGVWLIDDHGRAYLDCFNNVCHLGHAHPDVVGALSAQAGLLNTNTRYLHDNIVSYAERLTATLPGDLKVATFACTGSEANSLMLRMMRAHTGREEAIVLDWAYHGTTQELIDLSPYKYKRKGGKGRKPHVYEASIPDSYRAPSDWPPDEIAKRYAENIAEQIELMRKAGKAPGLFLAESIPSVAGQVFLPDGYLKRVYAMVRAAGGICAADEVQVGFGRVGSHWWAFETQGVVPDIVTMGKPIGNGHPLAAVVTTREIADSFNNGMEYFNTFGGNPVSCAVGLAVLDVIERDNLRQNALDIGNYLLQRFEAMKARYDVIGDVRGQGLFLGIELVTNRKTKHPATEIARAINNGARQRGVLMGTEGPHDNILKLRPPMIFSRANADHLINVLEDTFTAALSNQ from the coding sequence ATGATCAATTTATCCCATCCTGCGCCGTCATTCTCTGATGCGGAAGCACTTGGCATCGCCCGGGATCATTTTGGCATTGAAGGCCGGATCAGCTCTCTTGCCAGCGAGCGCGATCAGAACTTTCGGATTGATGCCAGTGACGGCTCAATCTGGATTCTGAAGGCCGTCAATTCCAGCGAACCGAAAGACCAGAGTGATTTCCAGACGGCGCTGCTGCATCATCTCGAAGCCAATTCGCCCGGCCTGCCCGTTCCCCGTTTGCGCCGCTCGATGCAGGGACAGGTGCTGGTGCCGGTCCAGTCCCAATCGGGCGAGCAGCATTTCATTCGCATGGTTTCGTGGCAGGAAGGTAAGCCTCTGGCTGAATGCAAGCGCACGCCGGAGGTCCTGCAAAGCCTTGGCCAGATGCTAGGCCGACTGGACCGGGCGATGCAGGGTTTCATACATCCCGGTGCGCTCAGGACATTTGACTGGGATATCCGGGCAGCGGGGCTATCCCGGCAGCGCCTCAAATATATCGATGATACCGATGATCGCGCATTGCTTGGCCGCTTCATCAAACGGTTTGATGCCCATGTGGAGCCGCGTCTGCCCACAATGCGCGCGGCAATCATCCACAATGATGCCAATGACTGGAACGTGCTTGTCGATACGAAAAATCCGGCACGCATTGCCGGTCTTATCGATTTCGGCGATGCGCTGCATAGCGTCCTGATTGCCGAAGTGGCAGTTGCCTGTGCCTATTCCATACTTGATCTGGAAGACCCGATTGGCGCGGCTGGATCCATCCTCGCGGGTTTTCATGCGGAATATCCATTGCAGGAACAGGAAGTGGAACTGCTGTTCGATCTGATCGCCATGCGGCTGGTGACAAGCGTGACGCTGTCTGCCCAACGCAAGGAAAAAACTGATGACAATCCCTATCTTGCCATAAGCGAGGCACCCGCCTGGGCATTGCTGCGACGCCTTGATACTATCAATCCGGGCTTTGCCACCGCCATTTTCCGCCATGCCTGCGGCTTCGATGCTTCATCCGGGGCAAAAGCAATTGCCGAATGGATCAGGCATAACAGCAGCACGTTTGCACCGGTACTTGCCGGGCCTCCCGCTACGCTCGCCAAAGCGTTGGTCCCCTATGGTGATCCGAAAAACGCTATGACCGTCTGGTCCGCATCGCAGGAGCCCGAAAAGGCAACGGATTGGTGGGATAGCTATTGTAGGGAAAATGACGTTGCACTCGGAATTGGTCCATGGGGTGAAGAGCGTTCAGTCTATACCGGGCCCATGTTCGAATCCCGGTTTGTTGCCAGCGAGCGGCGAACGCGCCACCTCGGTCTTGACCTGTTCATGCCAGCGGGCACGAAACTATTCACCCCCATTGCCGCGACCGTGGCCGAAGTGCTCATCGAACCTGATCCACTTGGCTATGGTTGCCTGATCAAACTGCTCCACGAACCGGAAGGATGTCCACCTTTTGCAACGCTTTGGGGTCATCTGGCGCACGAGACTTTGACACGGCTGCATCAGGGCGATGTTCTTGCAGCGGGAGATCTGGTCGGGGAAATGGGTGCGCCTGCCGAAAATGGCGGCTGGGCTCCGCATCTCCACCTGCAATTGTCTGTCGACACAGCACTCTCGGCAACGGACATACTTGGCGTCGGCGAGGCGCGCTATCTGCCCGTCTGGGCCGAGCTTTTCCCAGATCCGGCCGATTTTATCGGCTTGCCGCGCGAAACATTCCATCAGACCGGGCAAAGCAGGCAAGAGATCATTGCCGCACGCAAATCAACGCTTCTGCCAAACCTCTCAATTTCCTATGCCGAGCCAATCAAGTTCGTGCGCGGAGAAGGCGTATGGCTGATTGATGATCACGGCCGGGCCTATCTCGATTGCTTCAACAATGTCTGCCATCTCGGTCATGCACACCCGGATGTGGTCGGTGCCCTGTCCGCGCAGGCGGGATTGCTCAACACCAATACGCGCTATCTGCATGACAATATCGTCTCCTATGCCGAGCGGCTGACTGCAACGCTGCCCGGCGATCTCAAAGTCGCGACCTTTGCCTGCACTGGCAGCGAGGCCAACAGCCTGATGCTGCGAATGATGCGCGCCCATACGGGGCGCGAGGAGGCGATCGTTCTTGATTGGGCCTATCATGGCACGACACAGGAGTTGATTGATCTGAGCCCCTATAAATACAAGCGCAAAGGTGGCAAGGGTCGCAAACCGCATGTCTATGAAGCAAGCATTCCTGACAGTTACCGCGCACCATCAGATTGGCCTCCGGACGAAATTGCCAAACGTTATGCGGAGAACATCGCCGAACAGATCGAGTTGATGCGCAAGGCCGGTAAAGCGCCGGGCCTGTTTCTCGCGGAGTCGATCCCCAGCGTTGCGGGTCAGGTGTTCCTGCCCGATGGCTATCTCAAGCGAGTCTACGCCATGGTGCGTGCCGCGGGTGGGATCTGTGCCGCGGATGAGGTGCAGGTAGGGTTTGGCCGGGTCGGCAGCCACTGGTGGGCGTTCGAGACGCAAGGTGTCGTGCCGGATATTGTCACCATGGGTAAGCCCATCGGCAACGGCCACCCCCTGGCTGCGGTGGTGACGACACGCGAAATTGCCGACTCGTTCAACAATGGCATGGAATATTTCAATACATTCGGCGGCAACCCCGTGTCCTGCGCCGTTGGACTTGCGGTGCTTGATGTCATCGAGCGCGACAACCTCCGGCAGAATGCACTCGATATCGGTAACTATTTGCTCCAGAGGTTCGAGGCGATGAAAGCGCGCTACGACGTTATCGGAGATGTGCGCGGACAAGGCCTGTTCCTTGGCATCGAACTGGTAACGAACCGCAAGACCAAACACCCGGCGACGGAGATCGCCCGCGCCATCAACAATGGTGCGAGACAACGGGGTGTGCTTATGGGCACGGAAGGCCCGCACGACAATATTTTGAAGCTGCGGCCACCGATGATTTTCAGCCGGGCCAATGCGGATCATCTCATCAACGTGTTGGAGGACACGTTCACCGCTGCCTTGTCGAACCAGTGA
- a CDS encoding Lrp/AsnC family transcriptional regulator, with protein sequence MKELDDKDRNILSILSRDAKIPLKTLAGKIGLSRSATSERILFLEKSGVIRGYRADIGQLNDGVISAYLLISLVRTPALGVLDQLAACPEVRRVSSVSGQLDLIVEVEVSSMNQLNTIRNKVALLDEVDDVTTSIILRRDIDRLGGETGL encoded by the coding sequence ATGAAGGAACTCGATGACAAGGACAGGAACATCCTGAGCATTCTTTCCCGGGACGCCAAAATTCCGCTCAAGACTCTGGCGGGCAAGATTGGCCTGTCGAGAAGTGCCACCAGCGAGCGTATTCTCTTTCTGGAAAAGTCCGGCGTCATCAGAGGCTATCGTGCCGACATCGGGCAATTGAATGATGGCGTGATCAGCGCCTACCTGCTTATCAGTCTGGTGCGTACCCCGGCACTCGGCGTGCTGGACCAGCTTGCCGCCTGTCCGGAAGTGCGGCGTGTTTCATCGGTCAGTGGTCAGCTTGACCTGATTGTCGAGGTTGAAGTGTCTTCGATGAACCAGCTCAACACGATCCGCAACAAGGTGGCATTGCTGGATGAGGTGGATGATGTGACGACATCCATCATCCTGCGCCGCGATATCGACCGGCTTGGTGGTGAGACAGGCTTATAA
- a CDS encoding Dyp-type peroxidase: MSDKSWDRVPIDAQSIDAPLSQAAVFLVVTVTSDPTALAKTFSVLGGLDDLVKTVGFRDLSGRLSCIAGIGSNLWDRLQSELRPQELRPFASIAGPVHTAPSTPGDLLFHIRSERPDLCFEFERILLDSLGDAVSVIDEVSGFRYFDARDLLGFVDGTANPTGLDLPEAALVGDEDFKFAGGSYVVVQKYLHDLKAWARTPTPVQEAIIGRTKIDNIEIDDDDAPRKSHKSLATIVDADGVEHDILRDNMPFGRPGQKEFGTYFIGYTRHLWVIEKMLERMFVGDPPGAYDRLLDFSTPQTGTTFFAPTRPTLQLLAQMVQEKLTAT; this comes from the coding sequence ATGTCGGACAAGAGTTGGGACAGAGTGCCAATCGACGCGCAGAGTATCGACGCACCATTGTCACAGGCGGCAGTCTTTCTTGTAGTCACCGTTACGAGCGATCCCACCGCTCTTGCAAAAACGTTCTCGGTGCTCGGTGGACTTGACGATCTCGTCAAGACGGTTGGGTTCCGCGATCTATCCGGCAGATTGTCATGCATTGCCGGGATCGGCAGCAATCTGTGGGATCGTCTCCAGTCAGAGCTACGGCCACAGGAACTAAGACCGTTTGCGTCCATTGCGGGGCCGGTTCATACGGCGCCGTCGACACCGGGCGATCTTCTCTTTCATATCCGGTCCGAACGTCCCGATTTGTGCTTTGAGTTTGAACGTATTCTCCTCGACAGCCTTGGCGATGCCGTGAGCGTCATCGATGAAGTTTCAGGCTTTCGCTATTTCGACGCACGTGACCTGCTTGGCTTTGTCGACGGAACGGCCAACCCGACCGGTCTCGATCTGCCGGAAGCGGCACTTGTCGGCGATGAAGATTTCAAGTTCGCCGGGGGCAGCTATGTTGTTGTTCAAAAATATCTGCATGATCTCAAAGCCTGGGCGCGAACGCCAACGCCTGTTCAGGAGGCGATCATCGGTCGCACAAAGATCGACAATATCGAAATCGATGATGATGACGCGCCGCGCAAGTCGCACAAGTCTCTGGCAACTATTGTCGATGCCGACGGGGTCGAACACGACATCCTGCGTGACAACATGCCATTCGGCCGACCGGGGCAAAAAGAATTCGGAACCTACTTTATTGGCTACACCCGGCATCTTTGGGTGATCGAGAAGATGCTGGAGCGAATGTTTGTCGGTGATCCGCCGGGAGCTTACGACAGGTTGCTTGATTTCTCGACTCCGCAAACCGGTACTACATTCTTCGCACCGACACGACCAACACTGCAGTTGCTTGCTCAAATGGTGCAAGAGAAGCTTACGGCCACTTGA
- a CDS encoding Hcp family type VI secretion system effector — protein MPIYLQIDGIKGDATQETHKQWMDIEAIHFNVGRRMSTSAGSAANREASEPTISEVVLTKVSDSSSTKLFQEAVSGSAGKLATIHLVTTGNPGQTYIEYKLTNTLIANYSIDSNGDRPVETVRLNFTKLEVKYTPYDANQSPQSPMIASYDLATTRAA, from the coding sequence ATGCCGATTTACTTGCAGATTGACGGAATCAAGGGTGATGCGACCCAGGAAACGCATAAACAGTGGATGGACATCGAAGCCATTCATTTTAACGTGGGCCGTAGAATGAGCACTTCGGCTGGTTCGGCAGCGAACCGCGAAGCATCTGAACCAACGATCAGCGAAGTTGTCCTGACCAAGGTCAGTGATTCTTCTTCAACAAAGCTGTTTCAGGAAGCCGTTTCCGGCAGCGCAGGAAAGCTTGCAACCATTCATCTGGTTACAACGGGCAATCCCGGTCAGACCTATATCGAATACAAGCTCACCAACACGTTGATCGCCAACTATTCGATCGATTCCAATGGTGATCGTCCGGTTGAAACCGTGCGTCTGAACTTCACCAAGCTGGAAGTGAAGTACACACCATACGATGCAAACCAGAGCCCGCAGTCGCCAATGATTGCTTCTTACGATCTCGCTACAACGCGCGCTGCGTAA